The Bacillus sp. B-jedd sequence TTAACAATGGCTGCACAAAATCCTGAATCCAGCATGCCTTTGATGATTGCGTATGTCCTTGGTTTTGCCATTCCGTTTTTTATCCTATCCTTCTTTATTGGACGGATGGGCTGGATCCGCAGGAATTCTATCAAAATCATGAAAATCGGCGGCTATGTCATGATAGTGATGGGTATCATGCTGTTCTTTGACTGGCTGACAAAAATCATTATTGCTTTACAAGGGTTGTTTGGAGGGTTTACCGGGTTTTAATGAAGTGGAATAACTTGCGGAAATAGCATCCATTCGTGCAAAGTGGGTGCTTTTCCCCGCTGTTTGCAGTATAATTACAATGTTAAACTTAACAAGAATGGGATGAAAAAGATGAATTTAGTGCTTGCTTCTTCAATCGGCGCGATTGGCATGGCATCACTGGCTATGTTCGTCCGGATGAAAGCTGCGAAAAAGCCTGCTTCCATCAAAAAAATTATTCTGCCGCCCGTCTTCATGAGCAGCGGGGCGCTTATGTATATTGTTCCACAATTCCGCTTGACCTCAATGGAAATCCTTGAGGCTGTCATTGTCGGCATGCTGTTTTCAATTTTGTTGATCAAAACATCAGCTTTCGAAATAAAAGGGGACCAGATTTTTCTAAAACGGTCAAAAGCCTTTTTCTTTATCCTGGTCGGCCTACTCGTTGTCCGTATCATTATGAAGACGATTTTAAGCGCCACGATTGATTTCGGTGAAGTTTCCGGCATGTTCTTCCTGCTCGCATTCTCTATGATTGTTCCGTGGAGAATCGCAATGTACAGGGACTTTAAGAAGTTACAGAAACAATTGGATAACAACGAACAGCTGGCGTAGGAAAAGGCGCTGGCTGTTTTTTTGTTTTGGGACAGGCTGCGGGGGGATTTTGGGTGTTCAGTCCCAACATGGTTTAGCTTGGGACAAGCTGCTGTGAAAACAGGGGTACGCTGTCCCAACTTGGTTGAGCTTGGGACAGGTTAATGATGAAAAGGCAGCGTGTTGTCCCAACGTGGTTGAACTTGGGATAGGTTTAATAGGAAAAAGGAGTGAATTGTCCCAACATGCTTCGACTTGGGACAAGTTGATGATGAAAAGGCTATATGCTGTCCCAACTTGGTTGAGCTTGGGACAGATTGATGATGAAAAAGGAGTGAATTGTCCCAACGTGCTTCTACTTGGGACAAGTTGATGATGAAAAGACTGTGTGCTGTCCCAACTTGGTTGAGCTTGGGACAGGTTAATGACGAAAAGGCTGTGTGTTGTCCCAACGTGGTCCGACTTGGGACAGGTTGAAAAGGAAAAAGGAGTGAATTGTCCCAACGTGCTTCTACTTGGGACAGGTTAATGACGAAAAGGCTGTGTGTTGTCCCAACGTGGTCCGACTTGGGACAGGTTGAAAAGGAAAAAGGAGTGAATTGTCCCAACGTGCTTCTACTTGGGACAAGTTGACGATGAAAAGACTGTGAGCTGTCCCAACTTGGTTGAGCTTGGGACATGTTAATGACGAAAAGGCTGTGTGTTGTCCCAACGTGGTCCGACTTGGGACAGGTTGAAAAGGAAAAAGGAGTGAATTGTCCCAACGTGGTTGAACTTGGGACAGCCAGCGATGCAAAAGGCAGCGCTCTGTCTCAACTTATGAATCCTAGATACAGTGCTCTTAAATTCAAAAAATAAAACCGCCTAAGTAGGCGGCTAAAACAAATGCTCGAATGGCGTCATATCAATCTGTTTTTCTTTCAAATGCTTTCTCAAAAACTTATGATCGCGTTTCGGCGTTGCGAGGATATATCCCCGAATCACGAGGTCCTGATCAATCCGGTTTACCTTTTCGTTCAAAGCAATCTGGCCAATTTTGCCGGCAATCTTGTGCCGTGCGACATCACGGAACAATTCTGGAACAGGTGAAACAAGTTCCTCCAGGAAATGCTTCTGATCCTCCGGCCACAAATGCCTGGATTCATTCACATAATGTTCTTCCCAGTCCATAATCGACTTCCCGTCTTCCTTCGGGAGCTTTTTCAAAAACTTCCTGAACATGAAATAGCCGCCGATTGCGAATAACCCTATTAACGTAAATCCCCAGAAAAAAATGAACCATTGAGCCCAAACATTTTGCATTTCATTCACCTACATAACACTTATTCTCATCTCTATTATAGAGGTTTCGTGCAAAATATGACAAGACTTAGACATTTCCAGCAAAACTATAGCGGCAATAAGGAATACTTGATATAATGAATACTGTTCTTGATACGGGGCTGAATGGGGTACTGGTGTCCTCCACGGTCTTCAAAACCGCTTGTGACCTGCGTGCCAGGTCAGGTGGGTTCGATTCCCACACAGTCCCGCCAAACCATTCATTTTAAAGCTTTTGACTGGAATGTCAATACTAAACTGGACAAAAATTATAGAGGCTGTAGCTTGAATTCCACAGGGGTTAAATATCCCAGTGTTCCATGAATTCGAATGTTATTGAACCAATGAACATAATTAGAAAGTTTAAGAGCGAGCTGTTCAAGGGAAGAGAAATGAGCTCCGTTAGCGAATTCCGTTTTAAATACCTTAAACATGGATTCAGCCACGGCATTGTCGTAAGGACAGCCTTTCATACTTAGTGACCGCTGGAATCCGAATGTTTCAAGAGCCACTGAAATTAATTAATTATCAAACTCTTTTTCACGATCCGTATTAAACATTTGAACGTCATCCAAGTTTCCTTTATCTTCCTAGTAATGGAAGATAGGAAGTGATTAAATAGTTTTATAAAAATATAAATAATTTTTGGAAAATTATGAAATCCCTGAAGGCAAATTCAGGGATTTTACATTTACCAAAGAAATTAAAGAATCAATGCAACAGAAACGTTCAAATGGTATTCACTGTTAACTTTCCCTTAAGAGGACAAAACTCCAGTTATACTCCAATAAAATGGAACAAGAAATCCCTTGAGTAAAACTCAGGGATTTCTTGTTTTTTCTAACCAACTATTCAATAAAAAGCTACCCAGAACCGAATCCGTTGGTCCATTACCCCGAATTTAGGGAGTCTTTTGACCTGCTGTTAGAGTCTATAGATTTATTAATAGATCTTTTGTTTACAGGCGGCATTCCGCTATAGCATTGGCTTTCCGCGAGTTGTAAAAGCATAAAGGGATAACAACTTTGAAGGATTAGCAGATACTTAGGATATATGGCATGGGTTCAAGGTCATCATCACATTTTAAGAATGATATTTGAAATGGGTATTGTTATCTCTAATTTGAGCGAATTACCCCAATAGTAGAAAATTAAGAATATTTATATAATAGGAATTGGAGTATTTAAGATTTATAGGAGATAGGTGCTTAACTATTTTTCGAAAATTAATGAAAGTAGGGAGAGTATGAGTGGGAAAAAGTTCTTTAAAAAGGCAACAGCCATTACACTAACAGCTGGATTAATTCTATCATCGTCAAATTTCATTCACACAGCTAAAGTATCGGCAACCAGCATTAACGCTGAAAAGGTCCTTGAATCACTTACACCACAACAAAGAGATGCATTAACACAATTAGAATTGTCTGATCAAAATGGTTTGCAAGGGTTCAACGGTGTGGAGTTGAACAGTGAACAGGAGATGGAGGTAATCGTTCAGTTCCACTCAAAGCCTAGCCATGTTGCTATCCTGGATGCAGAGGTAAAGGGGAAGAAGCTAACACAAAAAAAGGCAGATGATCAGATATTAAAAGAACATGAAAAGTTTAAAAAGGATATCCAGACGATTTTACCAAAGAGTAATTTAAAGAATAAAAAAACAGATTATCAAATCACGTATACCTATAACACTGTTTATAATGGTCTGGCTATGAAACTGCCAGCCAATCAGGTTGAAAGTCTATTAAAATCTGATGTTGTAAAAGCAGTATACAAAAACGAAATATTTCGGGTCGATCCGATTGTGCAGAATACTTCAGGGGAAGAGGAAGGCACTACTCCTGGCATATCAGTAGAAGCTATTTCACATTTAAAAGTGGATAAGCTTCATGAGGAAGGTTTTACAGGGAAAGGAATAAAGGTTGGGGTTCTAGATACAGGTATTGATTACAACCATCCTGACTTAAAGGACGTTTATAAAGGTGGATATGATTTGGTCGATAATGATAATGACCCAATGGAGACGACCTATAATGACTGGAAAGCTAGCAATAATCCAGAAGTTATCGGGACTTCAACGTACTATACCTCTCATGGTACTCATGTTTCCGGTACGATTGCCGGCCAGGCGAAGAACAATGATATTTCCGTGAAAGGTGTAGCGTCAGATGTAGATTTATATGCTTATCGAGTTCTTGGTCCTTATGGTTCAGGATCAACGGAAGGTGTTATTGCCGGAATTGAAAAGTCAGTTGAAGATGGTATGGATGTTATTAATCTCTCACTTGGTTCATCTGTTAATGACCCATATTATCCAACTAGCATTGCGATCAATTATGCAGTCTTAAGCGGGGTAACTGCTGTTGTTGCTGCGGGTAATACCGGGCCTGGTGGATATACGGTAGGATCCCCTGGTACTTCAGCTCTCGGAATAACAGTCGGTGCAAGTGATGTACCATTGGCGGTTTCTACTTTTAAAGGGAAAATTGGTTCAACTAATGAGATAGAACTCATCAATATGGGACGAAACTATTCCGATCAATTAAAGGACTTGGACGGACAATCCTATGAAGTCGTAGATGTAGGTCTGGGATCTATCGTCGATTACACCGATAGAGATGTACAAGGCAAAATCGTGCTTCTTGAACGGGGTGGATTTACCTTAACCGATAAGGTAACTATAGCAAAGGAGAAGGGTGCCGCAATTGTACTTCTTTATAACAATGTAGATGGACAAATTGAAGCTAATCTTGGGGAGTCCACCGCCTTTGTCCCAGCTTTTTCACTGACGAAAACTGCAGGGGAACAGATCAAAGCACACCTTCAGAAAGGAGAGACCTCCTTTACCTTCTCTGATTATGGCGTTAGTCAAACAGAAGGAGATCGTCTTGCTGACTTTAGCTCACGTGGACCGGTAAGGAAAACGGATGAGGTCAAACCTGAGGTCGTTGCTCCGGGGGTTAGTGTTCTTTCAACGGTTCCATCCTTTATGGCTGACCCGGAAAAGCAAGAGGATTATCAATTAGCATATGCCCGCTATTCCGGAACATCAATGGCAACACCATTTACTGCAGGGGTTGCCGCATTATTATTGCAGGCAAATCCAAAGTTAACGCCGGATGATATTAAGGCAATCCTAATGAATACAGCCGACCCGCTTAATGGGGAGTATAGTGTATTTGAGGTTGGTGCTGGAAGAGTTAATCCATATAATGCCATTCATCATGGCGCAATCTTTCAAATGATCGATAAAACCTTCATTCCTGGTGCGGAAGATGTTACCGAAGTGAAAAGACTTACAGGTGGACTTAGCTTTGATAATGAAATGGTTGATAATAATTTAGTAATCAAGAAGTCTATTCATATGAAAAACAATGAAAAAGAGAAGAAAAAGTTCTCTGTCACGATTACCGAAGGCAGCGGTTCGAATGGCTTGAAAAAGAATGGGATGGACATATTGATTGCCAATAAAATTAATTTAAAGGCCAATGAAGAAACAAAGGTATCCATTAGTCTGCGTACCCATAAAAAGGCAAAAGAGGGCTACTACACAGGGTATATTACCCTAACGAATACGGAGGATTCTGCCGAGAAATATAGGATTCCATATAACTTCCGTTTGATGCAAGATGGTTTTAATACGTTGTCAATTGATAATCCAGCATTTTCACCATATTATTTTAATAATACAGATGATTGGGATGCGTTTCGTTTGCCAGTTGTCAATTCCCAAATTAATTTGAGTGCACCAATGGAAAAACTGGATATTATCCTTCAAGATGATAAAGGAAATGACCTTGGATTTGTTGGAACAGTTAGTTTAGATGGAGCTTACGATAATTTCGATTACGGATTACATGCATTTTTTGGCACATATAATACATTTACCGGTGATGTGAATAATCCAATTTCTTCAAAAGTAAGCTATGCAAAAGAAGGGCATTACAAGCTTAAATTCATTGGCACGGGTTTATCCGGAAAAACAGTAACTCAAACGGAGCATATTTGGATTACACTTACGAAGCCTACCTTCACAAGCTCATTGGATGGAAGTTCGCCATTTATTGAGTTTAAACCTGGGCAACAAACGTACCCATTTGAAATAAAAATCACAGATCCATTTGTGGATGAGATGCAGAAACATGGGGTAAATATCGATCAAACATCAAACTTTATGATTTATTATTGGGGCTATTTTGGCCAACCATCTACGCCAATTTATATGGATAAGGACGGAAAATTTGTGGAAGAGATTCTTATGAGTGATTCTCCTCGTGGTTTACCGTTCAGCATGGCTGGTTATAATGCCGCAGGAAATAGGGTGGATAAGGCTTACTTCTTTGTGAAGGAAGGAACACCGGTCACCTATCCAACAAGTGAAACAACTGAGGCAAATACAGGTGATATCATTAACATGAAGTTAGTGTTAGATAACGTAAAAGATATCAAGAAGGCAGAATGGACGTTACAGGATTTTGTAGGTCTTAAAACCTTAAATCTGGTTGAGGCAAAACTAACAGAGGATCTTAAAGACAAAGCGACAATTAGTTTAAAGGGTAATAAGATTACTGTTGAATTCAACCACCCTAGCGGACAATTAGATCAAAAAGCAGTTGTCGATATTTCCTTCGAAGTGATGGGAGAGGAATATTATACATTAGGGTATATGGATCCGACTGTAGTTGTTACAGATTCAAATAATAACAATTTAAAAGTATTAAATTCTCCTTACCGCTTTAAAATCAATCCTCAATTTTCAAAAATAGAGGGGTATGTTGGTCCAGAGGGATTCCATGATAATGATAACCTCGGTTCTAGGGATTGGTCCAAGGTTGGGGGAACGGTAAAAGCAATTGATTCAAACGGCAACGTGATTGATGGCACTTCTTCTGTTGAAGATAGCGGATATTACAGTATTGACAAACTTCCGTTAAGCAAGGATCAATATACGCTCGAAATGACGGTCCCAGGCCATTTCTTTACCCGGACGGAAGTACCACTTGGTTATGAGCGCAATGGTGTTATATATGGAAATTATCAATGGGTAAATCTAGTGCTTCTTCTTGGCGGTGATGTGAACCAGGATGGCACCATTGATGTCCTAGATGCGCTTGCTATTCAAAAGGCTTGGAAAACAGGTGACCGTGCAGCAGATATCAATTTTGATGGGACCGTAGATGCAAAGGATATTGAATTTGTTAAGAAAAATTACCTGAAGCAAAACGAAGATGTTGAGAATGCCCCGGAGCCAAAGCAAAATCATAATGGAAAAACATTAGAAATCATTCTGGCTGAGTTAGAAATCTAATCAATACAAAAAAATCTTCAAGGAAAACACTTGGTTTGGTTAAATCAAGTGTTTTCTGATTATGGAGAACCAGATAACCCCAAAGAAAAATTAAATTGTGTCCCAAATTACCTAGCTTGTGTCAATAAGCTTTTACATTTGATTTTTGCCCTATTAAAAAACAGGACGACCTTCCTGGATCTAGTTTGATTACCCAAATGGACTAATAAAAAGCAAAACCTTCCAAACATATAAGTAAGGTTATTTGGCATGCTTATTTTTAGAATATCATACTATAAAAATCTGTTTTAATGAAAAATGTTGACAACTTTTAGAGCCCAAAAGATTTAGATTTATAATTAGATCAAAAAAGTCAGCCTTTTGGTTGCCTTTATTATTTTTAATTCCTAATCCATTAGTTTTTATTAATTTATTCAATATTAAAAATCATCAGTTAAATAAAGTTGCCTTCGCGGAAAAAATTGGATACTATATACTTAGAAGTTACATAGTGAATCACATGTTACTAATGCGATTAGGCATGTTGGTAAGTGAGGGAATGTATCTATATTCCTCAATTTCCAGCATGCCTTTTTTATGTGATCACCTGTAAAACATTCATATTTTAAGGAGGCGGATTCATTTTATTCAAGTAAGATTATTAACAACCAAGTGGATTACATAAATGGTTCATAAAAAAGGAGGAGTTTATATAGTGAAGAAAAAAATTTATGCTTTATTATTCAGTTTGCTATTGATATTTAGTATGATTTCTTTCAATACTGCCTCGGCTGAAACCCCTGATGCCTCAAAGGACATAAAAACACTAGTAAGTGAATTAATCTATTATTATGGACAAGATGCACGTACAGATGTCCTAAGAACACTTGACCTGATTGAAGAACAATCTCTGGTAGATTACAAGTTATGGAATTCGGTCATTGATTATTGGGATTGGATCGAGAATGATATGGAAGAACATATCGATGTCGCTCCGGATGGCCTTCCGAATGATAATACCCATGCATTTATTGTTCTCGGATTTGCTTTAAAACCCGACGGTACAATGGAAGATGAATTAGTTGGCAGATTACAAGTTGCACTAAATAGTGCAAAGAAATACCCTAATTCTTATGTCTTAGTAACGGGCGGAGTAATGAAGAATGGTTGGACAGAAGGCGATCGTATGCGTGATTGGCTATTGGCTAACGGACTTCCGATGGATAGAATCATTGTAGAAAACAAAAGTGCCAATACTGTTCAAAATGCATCGTTTAGCTATGATATTTTGTACAACAACTATAATATAAAAACTGCTTCTATTATAAGCAGCCAATATCATTTAAAAAGGGCAAGTATATTCTATTACACTATGTCACTTTTGAAAGCGAAAGAGCTTGGCAAAACTCCGATTGAGTTTTTAGGGCAAGGGAATGCAGGCTGGTATCGAGCAGATAAAACAGAAGAACCAATGAGCCTCAAAGTCAGTGGTATGTCCTCCATTGCAGGTGTACCAAGAGCTAGCAATCTCCCTATCTCCAAACTGGTAGATTTGGCTATAGAAGGGGACTTAGAATACTATGAGGGTGAAGATTTAAATTTATCGGTTCATGCCCAATATGATTGTCAGTATGTACGTGACATTACAAAACTTGCTGAGATTACAGGATTCGATTCAAGTAAAATCGGAGACCAAGAACTTCAAATCACTTATGAGGAAAAGGGCGTAAGACTAACAAAAAACATCGTGGTTAGTGTAGCAGCAAACAAAACTGCACTAGAAAAAGCAGTTGGTGATGCTGAGAAAAAAGTAAAGGCTGACTACACGGGGAAGAATTGGAAGGATTTTACGACTGCACTAATCCTTGCTAAGCAAGTATTAGGAAATAAGGAAGCGACGCAAGCGGAAGTAGATGCAGTGCTCGATTCCTTAATTAAAGCAACGGAAAGCCTTGTAAAAAAACCAGTAGTAGGAGATGTAGATAAATCTGCGCTAGATCTTGCAGTGACCGATGCTAAGAAGAAACAAGCATCAGACTATACGGCTTCCAGCTGGACGGCCTTCAAAAAGGCGTTAGCATCAGCGAAAGCGGTACTTGCAAATCCAACCTCATCTCAAGAAGAAGTGGATACAGCTCTTAACGATTTAAATGTTGCAAGTTCCAAGTTAGTATTCGCCAGGGTTTCATAGCCTTACATGGAACGCCTAAGCTACCAAATACAGCAGTAAATATATATACAGATGAATTGACTCATTGTTGTTGATATTGGGGCAATGTTCTATATTTTATAGAAGAAAAGCGAATCTTGAAGGTTATGCATGGGAGTAAAATGAAAAAGGCCATTTTTTAAA is a genomic window containing:
- a CDS encoding CcdC family protein is translated as MNLVLASSIGAIGMASLAMFVRMKAAKKPASIKKIILPPVFMSSGALMYIVPQFRLTSMEILEAVIVGMLFSILLIKTSAFEIKGDQIFLKRSKAFFFILVGLLVVRIIMKTILSATIDFGEVSGMFFLLAFSMIVPWRIAMYRDFKKLQKQLDNNEQLA
- a CDS encoding DUF2621 domain-containing protein, with the protein product MQNVWAQWFIFFWGFTLIGLFAIGGYFMFRKFLKKLPKEDGKSIMDWEEHYVNESRHLWPEDQKHFLEELVSPVPELFRDVARHKIAGKIGQIALNEKVNRIDQDLVIRGYILATPKRDHKFLRKHLKEKQIDMTPFEHLF
- a CDS encoding S8 family serine peptidase — translated: MLNYFSKINESRESMSGKKFFKKATAITLTAGLILSSSNFIHTAKVSATSINAEKVLESLTPQQRDALTQLELSDQNGLQGFNGVELNSEQEMEVIVQFHSKPSHVAILDAEVKGKKLTQKKADDQILKEHEKFKKDIQTILPKSNLKNKKTDYQITYTYNTVYNGLAMKLPANQVESLLKSDVVKAVYKNEIFRVDPIVQNTSGEEEGTTPGISVEAISHLKVDKLHEEGFTGKGIKVGVLDTGIDYNHPDLKDVYKGGYDLVDNDNDPMETTYNDWKASNNPEVIGTSTYYTSHGTHVSGTIAGQAKNNDISVKGVASDVDLYAYRVLGPYGSGSTEGVIAGIEKSVEDGMDVINLSLGSSVNDPYYPTSIAINYAVLSGVTAVVAAGNTGPGGYTVGSPGTSALGITVGASDVPLAVSTFKGKIGSTNEIELINMGRNYSDQLKDLDGQSYEVVDVGLGSIVDYTDRDVQGKIVLLERGGFTLTDKVTIAKEKGAAIVLLYNNVDGQIEANLGESTAFVPAFSLTKTAGEQIKAHLQKGETSFTFSDYGVSQTEGDRLADFSSRGPVRKTDEVKPEVVAPGVSVLSTVPSFMADPEKQEDYQLAYARYSGTSMATPFTAGVAALLLQANPKLTPDDIKAILMNTADPLNGEYSVFEVGAGRVNPYNAIHHGAIFQMIDKTFIPGAEDVTEVKRLTGGLSFDNEMVDNNLVIKKSIHMKNNEKEKKKFSVTITEGSGSNGLKKNGMDILIANKINLKANEETKVSISLRTHKKAKEGYYTGYITLTNTEDSAEKYRIPYNFRLMQDGFNTLSIDNPAFSPYYFNNTDDWDAFRLPVVNSQINLSAPMEKLDIILQDDKGNDLGFVGTVSLDGAYDNFDYGLHAFFGTYNTFTGDVNNPISSKVSYAKEGHYKLKFIGTGLSGKTVTQTEHIWITLTKPTFTSSLDGSSPFIEFKPGQQTYPFEIKITDPFVDEMQKHGVNIDQTSNFMIYYWGYFGQPSTPIYMDKDGKFVEEILMSDSPRGLPFSMAGYNAAGNRVDKAYFFVKEGTPVTYPTSETTEANTGDIINMKLVLDNVKDIKKAEWTLQDFVGLKTLNLVEAKLTEDLKDKATISLKGNKITVEFNHPSGQLDQKAVVDISFEVMGEEYYTLGYMDPTVVVTDSNNNNLKVLNSPYRFKINPQFSKIEGYVGPEGFHDNDNLGSRDWSKVGGTVKAIDSNGNVIDGTSSVEDSGYYSIDKLPLSKDQYTLEMTVPGHFFTRTEVPLGYERNGVIYGNYQWVNLVLLLGGDVNQDGTIDVLDALAIQKAWKTGDRAADINFDGTVDAKDIEFVKKNYLKQNEDVENAPEPKQNHNGKTLEIILAELEI
- a CDS encoding ElyC/SanA/YdcF family protein — protein: MKKKIYALLFSLLLIFSMISFNTASAETPDASKDIKTLVSELIYYYGQDARTDVLRTLDLIEEQSLVDYKLWNSVIDYWDWIENDMEEHIDVAPDGLPNDNTHAFIVLGFALKPDGTMEDELVGRLQVALNSAKKYPNSYVLVTGGVMKNGWTEGDRMRDWLLANGLPMDRIIVENKSANTVQNASFSYDILYNNYNIKTASIISSQYHLKRASIFYYTMSLLKAKELGKTPIEFLGQGNAGWYRADKTEEPMSLKVSGMSSIAGVPRASNLPISKLVDLAIEGDLEYYEGEDLNLSVHAQYDCQYVRDITKLAEITGFDSSKIGDQELQITYEEKGVRLTKNIVVSVAANKTALEKAVGDAEKKVKADYTGKNWKDFTTALILAKQVLGNKEATQAEVDAVLDSLIKATESLVKKPVVGDVDKSALDLAVTDAKKKQASDYTASSWTAFKKALASAKAVLANPTSSQEEVDTALNDLNVASSKLVFARVS